In a single window of the Notamacropus eugenii isolate mMacEug1 chromosome 4, mMacEug1.pri_v2, whole genome shotgun sequence genome:
- the LOC140498125 gene encoding olfactory receptor 1I1-like isoform X1 yields the protein MRQDNHTSVSEFLLLGLSERPDQQWLLFGLFLTMYMVTVVGNLLIILAIYSDSHLHTPMYFFLSNLSLVDLCQASTTMPKMLINILTHSKAISYAGCLMQMYSFHLFGTMDSFLLAVMAYDRFVAICHPLRYATIMSPRLCILLVGGPWSVTNLQSVVHTSLMAKLTFCADNKIPHFFCDLMPLLKLSCSETHINELVVLVFGVFMGISPLVCILLSYICIFFAVLRIPSAEGKRKAFSTCGSHLTVVLLFYGTIFAVYLQPSGPSSPEKDKAAAVMCAVVIPMLNPFIYSLRNRDMKGALRKLWG from the coding sequence ATGAGACAAGACAACCACACAAGTGTATCAGAATTCCTCCTTCTGGGACTTTCAGAGAGGCCAGACCAACAGTGGCTGCTCTTTGGGCTCTTCCTGACCATGTACATGGTCACCGTAGTTGGGAACCTGCTCATCATCCTGGCCATTTATTCTGACTCCCACCTCCACacccccatgtacttcttcctttCCAACTTGTCCTTGGTGGATCTCTGTCAAGCATCCACTACAATGCCTAAGATGTTGATCAATATTCTGACACACAGCAAGGCCATCTCCTATGCTGGCTGCCTAATGCaaatgtattcttttcatttgtttggaACCATGGACAGCTTTCTCCTTGCCGTCATGGCCTATGATCGTTTTGTAGCCATCTGCCACCCACTGCGCTATGCGACCATCATGAGCCCTCGACTCTGCATCCTGCTTGTGGGAGGACCCTGGAGTGTCACCAACCTCCAGTCGGTGGTGCACACCTCCCTGATGGCAAAGTTAACCTTTTGTGCAGATAACAAAATCCCCCACTTCTTCTGTGACCTCATGCCCCTGCTGAAGCTCTCTTGCTCTGAAACCCACATTAATGAGTTGGTGGTTTTAGTCTTTGGTGTCTTTATGGGCATAAGTCCCCTGGTGTGCATCCTTCTCTCCTATATCTGCATTTTCTTTGCTGTTCTGAGGATTCCCTCTGCTGAGGGAAAACGGAAAGCCTTCTCCACTTGTGGTTCTCACCTCACTGTGGTCTTACTCTTTTATGGAACTATTTTTGCTGTTTACCTGCAGCCCTCAGGACCTTCATCTCCAGAGAAGGACAAGGCAGCTGCCGTGATGTGTGCAGTGGTCATACCGATGCTGAATCCCTTCATCTACAGCCTGAGAAATAGGGACATGAAGGGGGCTTTGAGGAAACT
- the LOC140498125 gene encoding olfactory receptor 1I1-like isoform X2: protein MRQDNHTSVSEFLLLGLSERPDQQWLLFGLFLTMYMVTVVGNLLIILAIYSDSHLHTPMYFFLSNLSLVDLCQASTTMPKMLINILTHSKAISYAGCLMQMYSFHLFGTMDSFLLAVMAYDRFVAICHPLRYATIMSPRLCILLVGGPWSVTNLQSVVHTSLMAKLTFCADNKIPHFFCDLMPLLKLSCSETHINELVVLVFGVFMGISPLVCILLSYICIFFAVLRIPSAEGKRKAFSTCGSHLTVVLLFYGTIFAVYLQPSGPSSPEKDKAAAVMCAVVIPMLNPFIYSLRNRDMKGALRKLFSRTSSSQ, encoded by the coding sequence ATGAGACAAGACAACCACACAAGTGTATCAGAATTCCTCCTTCTGGGACTTTCAGAGAGGCCAGACCAACAGTGGCTGCTCTTTGGGCTCTTCCTGACCATGTACATGGTCACCGTAGTTGGGAACCTGCTCATCATCCTGGCCATTTATTCTGACTCCCACCTCCACacccccatgtacttcttcctttCCAACTTGTCCTTGGTGGATCTCTGTCAAGCATCCACTACAATGCCTAAGATGTTGATCAATATTCTGACACACAGCAAGGCCATCTCCTATGCTGGCTGCCTAATGCaaatgtattcttttcatttgtttggaACCATGGACAGCTTTCTCCTTGCCGTCATGGCCTATGATCGTTTTGTAGCCATCTGCCACCCACTGCGCTATGCGACCATCATGAGCCCTCGACTCTGCATCCTGCTTGTGGGAGGACCCTGGAGTGTCACCAACCTCCAGTCGGTGGTGCACACCTCCCTGATGGCAAAGTTAACCTTTTGTGCAGATAACAAAATCCCCCACTTCTTCTGTGACCTCATGCCCCTGCTGAAGCTCTCTTGCTCTGAAACCCACATTAATGAGTTGGTGGTTTTAGTCTTTGGTGTCTTTATGGGCATAAGTCCCCTGGTGTGCATCCTTCTCTCCTATATCTGCATTTTCTTTGCTGTTCTGAGGATTCCCTCTGCTGAGGGAAAACGGAAAGCCTTCTCCACTTGTGGTTCTCACCTCACTGTGGTCTTACTCTTTTATGGAACTATTTTTGCTGTTTACCTGCAGCCCTCAGGACCTTCATCTCCAGAGAAGGACAAGGCAGCTGCCGTGATGTGTGCAGTGGTCATACCGATGCTGAATCCCTTCATCTACAGCCTGAGAAATAGGGACATGAAGGGGGCTTTGAGGAAACTGTTCAGCAGAACATCATCCTCACAGTAA